One genomic segment of Desulfomicrobium sp. ZS1 includes these proteins:
- a CDS encoding nitroreductase family protein gives MELLDAIHTRRSIRKYLNKPVPEEMIETILRAAMAAPSAGNQQPWHFVVITDRARLDAIPAFHPYSKMVLQAPAAILVCGDPDGKKWPTFWDQDLGAATQNILLAARDLGLGTVWVGVYPEKDRMEGFRKLLGIPENIIPFSFIPVGWPEGHFEAVNRFRPELVHQENWSAN, from the coding sequence ATGGAACTCCTCGATGCCATCCACACCCGCAGAAGCATCCGTAAGTATCTAAACAAACCCGTGCCCGAAGAAATGATCGAGACCATTCTGCGCGCAGCCATGGCCGCGCCTTCGGCAGGGAACCAGCAACCCTGGCACTTCGTTGTCATCACGGACCGCGCCAGGCTGGACGCCATCCCGGCCTTTCATCCCTACAGCAAGATGGTCCTGCAGGCCCCTGCCGCCATTCTGGTCTGCGGCGATCCTGACGGCAAGAAATGGCCGACCTTCTGGGACCAGGACTTGGGCGCCGCCACTCAGAACATACTCCTGGCCGCCCGAGACCTGGGTCTGGGCACGGTCTGGGTCGGCGTCTACCCGGAAAAAGACCGCATGGAGGGATTTCGCAAGCTCCTGGGCATTCCGGAAAACATCATCCCCTTCTCCTTCATCCCCGTGGGCTGGCCGGAAGGACACTTCGAGGCCGTGAACCGCTTCCGGCCGGAGCTTGTCCATCAGGAGAACTGGAGCGCCAACTGA
- a CDS encoding redoxin domain-containing protein has product MTRSLLAYLILPVLLAIVPALVLAQETSIPKERIYQTGQLKPLDSVLKVKIGDPAPDFSLPTIDGGRVALSDFRGKKNVVLSFVPAAWTPVCSGQWPGYNIVQDMFEETQTALIGVSVDNVPTLHAWVQEMGGVWFPVASDFYPHGRLAEALGILRSTGEAERSLFLIDKHGVIRYIDVHDINSRPDLGPLIKAMQALK; this is encoded by the coding sequence ATGACACGATCACTGCTCGCTTATCTGATCCTCCCCGTCTTGCTGGCCATTGTCCCGGCCCTAGTTCTGGCCCAGGAGACTTCAATACCCAAGGAAAGGATTTACCAAACAGGCCAGCTCAAGCCCCTGGACAGTGTACTCAAGGTCAAAATCGGTGACCCGGCTCCGGACTTTTCCCTGCCGACCATCGACGGCGGCAGAGTCGCCCTGTCCGATTTTCGCGGCAAAAAGAACGTGGTCCTGTCCTTCGTGCCCGCGGCCTGGACTCCTGTCTGCTCGGGCCAATGGCCCGGCTACAACATCGTGCAGGACATGTTCGAAGAGACCCAGACCGCGCTCATCGGCGTGAGCGTGGACAATGTGCCCACACTCCACGCCTGGGTGCAGGAGATGGGCGGCGTATGGTTTCCCGTGGCCTCGGATTTCTACCCCCACGGCCGGTTGGCCGAGGCGCTTGGCATCCTGCGTTCCACGGGCGAGGCCGAACGCTCCCTGTTTCTGATCGATAAGCACGGCGTCATCCGCTACATCGACGTGCACGACATCAACTCACGCCCGGACCTGGGTCCACTCATAAAAGCCATGCAGGCGCTCAAATAG
- a CDS encoding peroxiredoxin codes for MRTSIVFTFLLSLLLSGSALAMEASDNADSHPLPVGAAMPDLLLRGELSPEHLTQLGLKSPSPRHLSEINAKTVILVAFSMYCPHCQREAPVLNELHALIQSRGLADDVKLIGVGIGNSNFEVQVFRDKYATTFPLFSDPDFTVNKEIGEVGTPFFYVLAMNPEEKEIRVVKTLLGRMESAETFLEEALQACNKGK; via the coding sequence ATGCGAACCAGCATCGTATTTACTTTTCTTCTCTCTTTGCTGCTCTCCGGTAGCGCCCTGGCCATGGAGGCTTCGGACAACGCGGACTCCCACCCCCTGCCCGTAGGTGCCGCCATGCCGGACCTGCTCCTACGCGGCGAACTGAGCCCGGAGCATCTGACCCAGCTGGGTCTCAAAAGCCCCTCGCCACGGCATCTTTCCGAAATCAACGCCAAGACCGTCATCCTCGTGGCCTTCAGCATGTACTGTCCGCACTGCCAACGCGAGGCCCCGGTCCTCAATGAACTGCACGCGCTCATCCAAAGCCGGGGGCTGGCCGACGACGTCAAGCTCATCGGCGTGGGCATCGGCAACTCGAACTTCGAGGTGCAGGTCTTCCGCGACAAGTACGCAACCACCTTCCCGCTCTTTTCGGACCCGGATTTCACGGTCAACAAGGAAATCGGAGAAGTCGGCACCCCGTTCTTCTATGTCCTGGCCATGAACCCGGAGGAAAAGGAAATCCGTGTCGTCAAAACACTGCTTGGGCGCATGGAATCAGCGGAAACCTTTCTTGAAGAGGCACTTCAAGCCTGCAACAAAGGAAAATAA
- a CDS encoding twin-arginine translocase TatA/TatE family subunit, whose product MFGIGVQELLIILVIALFVFGAKNLPLLGTNMGRAISNFKRGLSEPEVIDVTAESKPRDTTA is encoded by the coding sequence ATGTTCGGAATAGGCGTTCAGGAACTGCTCATCATTCTGGTCATCGCCCTGTTTGTCTTCGGGGCAAAAAATCTCCCGCTTCTCGGCACCAATATGGGCCGGGCCATTTCCAATTTCAAAAGAGGGCTCAGCGAACCGGAGGTGATCGACGTCACGGCCGAATCAAAACCCAGAGACACGACCGCATAA
- a CDS encoding phosphomannomutase — MNISCFKAYDIRGRVPDELDETLAYRIGRAYAAFLNPDRVVVGHDIRLSSPAMADAVIRGLRDSGVDVCTLGECGTEEVYFAVFDQGLDGGIMVTASHNPKDYNGMKFVREESRPISGDTGLFAIRDLAAAGEFRTAQRVGQLHELKMRPRYIDHLLSYVDRKVLRPLSIVVNAGNGGAGVIVDLLEHKLPFKFHKLLHKPDGNFPAGVPNPLLPENRELTSRAVLEHKADLGLAWDGDFDRCFFFDGSGRFIEGYYLVGLLGEAFARKFPGAGIIHDPRLTWNTIAAVSAAGGRPIMSKTGHAFIKERMRLEDAVYGGEMSAHHYFRDFAYCDSGMIPWLLVAELICLTGKSLAELVDEAQSAYPASGEINRRVKDAKSAIAAVEARFGDAAATRDTTDGLSLEFERWRFNLRSSNTEPVLRLNVESRGDRALMEEKTREILEVVDGMD, encoded by the coding sequence ATGAATATTTCCTGTTTCAAAGCCTACGATATTCGCGGTCGCGTTCCGGACGAACTCGATGAGACCCTGGCCTATCGCATCGGGCGCGCCTACGCCGCGTTTTTGAATCCCGACCGCGTGGTGGTCGGCCATGACATCCGCCTTTCAAGCCCGGCCATGGCGGACGCGGTGATCCGCGGCCTGCGCGATTCCGGCGTGGACGTGTGCACTCTGGGCGAATGCGGCACCGAGGAAGTGTATTTCGCTGTCTTTGATCAGGGCCTTGATGGCGGGATCATGGTTACAGCCAGTCACAACCCCAAGGATTACAACGGGATGAAGTTCGTGCGCGAAGAGTCCCGCCCCATCAGCGGCGACACGGGCCTTTTCGCCATCCGCGACCTGGCTGCGGCCGGAGAATTCAGGACCGCGCAGCGGGTCGGTCAGTTGCACGAACTGAAAATGCGCCCGCGCTACATCGATCATCTTTTGTCCTATGTGGACCGCAAGGTTTTGAGGCCCCTGTCCATCGTGGTCAATGCCGGCAACGGCGGCGCCGGCGTCATCGTCGATCTGCTCGAACACAAGCTGCCTTTCAAATTCCATAAACTGCTGCACAAGCCCGACGGCAATTTTCCGGCCGGCGTGCCCAATCCGTTGCTGCCAGAAAACAGGGAACTGACCTCCCGGGCGGTGCTTGAACACAAGGCGGATCTGGGGCTGGCCTGGGATGGGGACTTCGACCGCTGCTTTTTCTTTGACGGGAGCGGGCGCTTTATCGAGGGCTATTATCTGGTCGGGCTTTTGGGCGAAGCGTTCGCGCGCAAGTTTCCGGGGGCGGGCATCATCCACGACCCGCGCCTGACCTGGAACACCATCGCCGCCGTGAGCGCGGCAGGGGGCAGGCCCATCATGTCCAAGACCGGGCATGCCTTCATCAAGGAACGCATGCGCCTGGAAGACGCGGTCTACGGCGGGGAGATGAGCGCGCACCATTATTTCCGCGATTTCGCCTACTGCGATTCGGGCATGATCCCCTGGCTGCTGGTGGCCGAACTCATCTGCCTGACGGGTAAATCCCTGGCCGAACTGGTGGACGAGGCCCAGTCCGCTTACCCGGCCAGCGGCGAGATCAATCGCAGGGTGAAAGACGCCAAATCCGCCATCGCCGCCGTGGAGGCGCGCTTCGGGGACGCCGCTGCGACCCGCGACACGACGGACGGTTTGAGCCTGGAATTTGAGCGCTGGCGCTTCAACCTGCGCTCATCCAACACCGAGCCGGTGCTGCGTCTCAACGTCGAGTCGCGCGGGGACCGGGCGCTCATGGAGGAGAAGACGCGGGAGATCCTGGAGGTTGTGGACGGGATGGACTGA
- a CDS encoding DUF4197 domain-containing protein: MPFRTIVSLNKICVLFAALLLVSPTASAQNNLLQQGLGLLSSGGSTTGSLSQGEMGDGLKEALRVGTENVVANLGQTDGFYTDKAIHIPLPGQLATVQKALKAAGYSSLVDDLELKLNRAAEQATPKAKALFVDAISAMTIEDAQKILSGPNDSATQYFRKAMGPGLATEMQPIVDATLAEAGAVQAYDNMMGQYKALPFMPDAKANLTDYVVEKGMDGIFHYVAKEEAAIRTNPAARTTDLLKKVFSK, translated from the coding sequence ATGCCTTTTCGCACCATCGTGTCGCTGAACAAAATCTGCGTGCTTTTCGCGGCTCTGCTGCTCGTGTCCCCCACCGCTTCGGCACAAAACAACCTGCTGCAGCAGGGCCTCGGCCTGCTGTCTTCCGGCGGGTCCACAACCGGTTCCCTGTCCCAGGGCGAAATGGGCGATGGATTGAAGGAAGCCCTGCGTGTGGGTACCGAGAACGTGGTGGCAAATCTGGGCCAAACGGACGGCTTTTACACGGACAAGGCCATCCACATCCCCCTGCCGGGACAGCTCGCCACGGTACAAAAAGCGCTTAAGGCCGCAGGGTATTCGAGTCTGGTCGACGATCTGGAACTGAAGCTGAACCGGGCCGCCGAACAGGCCACGCCCAAAGCCAAGGCTCTTTTCGTGGACGCCATCTCGGCCATGACCATCGAAGATGCCCAGAAAATACTGAGCGGCCCTAATGACTCGGCCACCCAGTATTTCCGTAAGGCCATGGGCCCGGGTCTGGCCACTGAGATGCAGCCCATCGTCGACGCCACCCTGGCCGAGGCCGGAGCGGTGCAGGCCTATGACAACATGATGGGACAGTACAAAGCCCTGCCCTTCATGCCCGACGCCAAGGCCAACCTCACGGACTACGTGGTGGAAAAAGGCATGGACGGCATCTTCCACTATGTGGCCAAGGAAGAAGCGGCCATCCGCACCAACCCGGCCGCACGAACCACGGATCTGCTGAAAAAGGTTTTCAGCAAGTAG
- the truA gene encoding tRNA pseudouridine(38-40) synthase TruA encodes MPRIRLTVAYVGTRYQGWQVQGRGETIQGTIEDKLARICGELVRVHGSGRTDSGVHALAQVAHFDVPESKRHIPWRQALNAMLPDDIAILEAQEAQDDFHARFSVRSKRYAYTLWTEPGFTLPQRAPFVWPVRGLDFEAMDQAAKVLAGTHDFAAFQNAGTEIKGTVRTLEPVVRTQGQHPAEWVFRFQADGFLKQMVRNLMGLLVEVGRGGLAPADVRAILEGCDRRKAPATAPARGLTLEEVMY; translated from the coding sequence ATGCCGCGCATCCGCCTGACCGTGGCCTACGTCGGCACCCGCTACCAGGGCTGGCAGGTCCAGGGCCGGGGCGAGACCATTCAAGGCACCATCGAGGACAAGCTGGCCCGCATCTGCGGCGAACTGGTGCGGGTCCACGGCTCCGGACGCACGGATTCGGGCGTGCATGCCCTGGCGCAGGTGGCTCACTTCGACGTGCCCGAGTCCAAAAGGCATATCCCCTGGAGGCAGGCCCTGAATGCCATGCTCCCGGACGACATTGCCATTCTCGAAGCGCAGGAGGCACAGGACGACTTTCACGCGCGCTTTTCGGTCCGCTCCAAGCGCTACGCCTATACGCTCTGGACCGAGCCCGGGTTCACCCTGCCCCAGCGGGCGCCCTTTGTCTGGCCTGTGCGCGGGCTTGATTTCGAGGCCATGGACCAGGCCGCGAAGGTGCTTGCCGGAACCCACGATTTTGCAGCCTTCCAGAACGCCGGCACGGAGATAAAGGGCACCGTGCGGACCCTGGAGCCCGTTGTCCGCACCCAAGGGCAGCACCCGGCGGAGTGGGTCTTCCGCTTTCAGGCCGATGGTTTTTTAAAACAAATGGTCCGCAACCTCATGGGCCTCTTGGTCGAAGTGGGACGAGGCGGGCTGGCCCCCGCAGATGTCCGCGCCATCCTCGAAGGGTGTGATCGCCGCAAGGCCCCGGCCACGGCCCCGGCGAGAGGGCTCACCCTGGAAGAAGTCATGTATTAA
- a CDS encoding MotE family protein, translating into MVRKNNEKSKKNSTRQAPSGTGARLTRLVQACIALAAVKLVAICLLWIPSTVPENFLLQPVIIRPAIAASPAQAEEPTATSAETQDNATAPDTQTSQPQDLNAREQALAKKEAELQALERQVDEKLTTLRELEIRMQNLIDSAASIQDEKMAHLIDVYSNMKPKQAALVLQTLEEPIAVRILAGMSGRKAGEILSSVRADRAAALSAALTRLQTGESGN; encoded by the coding sequence ATGGTCAGGAAGAACAACGAAAAGAGCAAAAAGAATTCGACGAGACAGGCACCCTCCGGCACGGGCGCACGCCTTACTAGACTGGTCCAGGCCTGCATCGCCCTCGCGGCGGTCAAGCTGGTAGCCATCTGCCTGCTCTGGATTCCGTCCACCGTCCCGGAAAACTTCTTGTTGCAACCCGTGATCATCCGCCCGGCCATTGCCGCAAGTCCGGCACAGGCCGAGGAGCCTACGGCGACTTCCGCGGAAACCCAGGACAACGCCACCGCTCCCGATACGCAGACAAGCCAGCCCCAGGACCTCAATGCACGGGAACAGGCCCTGGCCAAGAAGGAAGCGGAACTGCAGGCTCTGGAGCGGCAAGTCGATGAAAAGCTCACAACATTGCGGGAGCTTGAAATCAGGATGCAAAACCTGATCGATTCCGCCGCAAGCATCCAGGACGAAAAAATGGCGCATCTCATCGATGTCTATTCGAACATGAAGCCCAAGCAGGCCGCATTGGTCCTGCAGACTCTGGAAGAACCCATCGCCGTCAGAATCCTGGCAGGGATGAGCGGCCGTAAGGCCGGCGAGATCCTTTCATCGGTGCGGGCCGACCGCGCGGCCGCGCTCTCTGCGGCCCTGACCCGGCTGCAGACCGGGGAAAGCGGAAATTAG
- a CDS encoding flagellar export protein FliJ, which produces MSLTRQQIAEQNLRVEALHKDLEACLLELSRLKQMTQPELWLWSGWRKRLELDKKQAQAKLVELQKLAETRRLELVTKAKDRKLLEKLRAKQAEKHGQEEQRKEQKEFDETGTLRHGRTPY; this is translated from the coding sequence TTGAGCCTGACCAGGCAACAGATTGCCGAACAGAACCTGCGCGTGGAGGCTTTGCACAAAGACCTGGAGGCCTGTCTTCTTGAGCTGAGCCGCCTCAAACAAATGACCCAACCGGAGCTGTGGCTCTGGTCGGGGTGGCGAAAGCGTCTGGAACTTGACAAAAAACAAGCACAGGCAAAACTTGTCGAGCTGCAGAAGCTGGCCGAAACCCGTCGGCTTGAATTGGTGACAAAAGCCAAAGACCGCAAACTCCTGGAGAAACTCCGGGCTAAACAGGCAGAAAAACATGGTCAGGAAGAACAACGAAAAGAGCAAAAAGAATTCGACGAGACAGGCACCCTCCGGCACGGGCGCACGCCTTACTAG
- a CDS encoding nitronate monooxygenase family protein: protein MDFPQLKIGDLVAKIPIIQGGMGVGISLSGLASAVAKEGGIGVIAAAMIGMGEPDIGSNYREANIRALARELRTAREKTDGILGVNIMVALTNFSDLVKTSIKEGADVIFAGAGLPLDLPSYIKDGAKTKLVPIISSARAASIICKKWLSKFDYLPDAFVVEGPKAGGHLGFKPEQIDDPEFSLEKTVPEVIEAVREFEEKVGRPIPIIAAGGVWDGADIHKYLKMGAAGVQMGTRFVATHECDADIKFKESYINAKEEDIQIIKSPVGLPGRAVRGPFLDDVNSGLKKPFKCPFHCISSCDYTKSPYCIALALVNAKKGMLKHGFAFAGANAYRVNAIVSVKELIESLRQGYIAAASAA, encoded by the coding sequence ATGGACTTTCCACAACTCAAGATCGGCGATCTTGTTGCAAAAATCCCCATCATCCAGGGCGGCATGGGTGTTGGCATTTCCCTTTCCGGGCTGGCCTCGGCCGTGGCCAAGGAAGGCGGCATCGGCGTCATCGCCGCCGCCATGATCGGCATGGGCGAGCCCGATATCGGAAGCAATTACCGCGAAGCCAACATACGCGCCCTGGCCCGTGAACTGCGCACGGCCCGCGAAAAAACCGACGGCATCCTGGGCGTGAACATCATGGTCGCCCTGACCAATTTCAGCGACCTGGTCAAAACCTCCATCAAGGAAGGCGCGGACGTCATCTTCGCCGGTGCCGGTCTGCCTCTTGATCTGCCCTCCTACATCAAAGACGGGGCCAAAACCAAGCTCGTGCCCATCATCTCCTCGGCCCGGGCCGCCAGCATCATCTGCAAGAAATGGCTGTCCAAGTTCGATTACCTGCCCGACGCCTTCGTGGTCGAGGGACCCAAGGCCGGCGGCCATCTCGGTTTCAAGCCCGAGCAGATCGACGACCCCGAGTTCTCTCTTGAAAAGACCGTGCCCGAAGTCATCGAAGCCGTACGGGAATTCGAGGAAAAAGTCGGTCGACCGATCCCGATCATCGCCGCCGGCGGTGTGTGGGACGGCGCGGACATCCACAAATACCTCAAGATGGGCGCGGCGGGAGTACAGATGGGCACCCGCTTCGTAGCCACCCACGAATGCGATGCGGACATCAAATTCAAGGAGTCCTACATAAACGCCAAGGAAGAGGACATCCAGATCATCAAAAGCCCCGTGGGTCTTCCCGGACGGGCGGTCAGGGGTCCCTTTCTCGATGACGTGAACAGCGGCCTCAAGAAGCCCTTCAAGTGCCCGTTCCACTGCATCAGTTCCTGCGACTACACCAAGAGCCCGTACTGCATCGCGCTGGCCCTGGTGAACGCCAAGAAAGGCATGCTGAAACACGGCTTCGCCTTTGCAGGAGCCAACGCGTACCGGGTCAACGCCATCGTCTCCGTCAAGGAGCTGATCGAATCCCTGCGCCAAGGGTACATCGCGGCAGCCAGCGCCGCCTAG
- a CDS encoding adenosylcobinamide-GDP ribazoletransferase: MNPLQDFLVALTFLTRLGRAHITTSEAISRSMPMYPMVGLLLGLILALSSMLPLSSWVLAWLLTGLNIYLTRGLHWDGWADLWDGWGSGATGMRFWTIVKDSHIGAFGTMGLILGLGLQTALFEAAVAQNAWIALLFAPVFGRFCCLVLARMSQSLSRPGLGQNAVQGATTSALILGGCTALLPALPLGPSHLAATLALAVAALAALLALGRKHEGVNGDFLGAAIIAGEVCALLPLSLSI, translated from the coding sequence GTGAACCCGCTGCAAGATTTTCTCGTTGCCCTGACTTTTCTGACCCGCCTGGGCCGTGCCCACATCACCACCAGCGAGGCCATCAGCCGGTCCATGCCCATGTATCCGATGGTGGGGCTCCTCCTTGGGCTGATTTTGGCCTTGTCGTCGATGCTCCCGCTTTCGTCCTGGGTCCTGGCCTGGCTGTTGACCGGGCTCAATATTTATCTGACCCGGGGCCTGCACTGGGACGGATGGGCCGACCTCTGGGACGGATGGGGCAGCGGGGCCACGGGAATGCGTTTCTGGACCATCGTCAAGGACAGCCACATTGGAGCCTTCGGCACCATGGGCCTTATTCTGGGCCTTGGACTACAGACCGCGCTCTTCGAAGCGGCCGTCGCTCAAAATGCGTGGATCGCGCTGCTCTTCGCCCCTGTTTTCGGCCGCTTCTGCTGCCTGGTCCTGGCCCGCATGAGCCAAAGCCTGTCCCGGCCCGGTCTGGGACAAAACGCCGTGCAAGGCGCGACCACCTCCGCCCTGATCCTGGGCGGCTGTACCGCCCTGCTGCCGGCCCTGCCTCTGGGCCCGAGCCATCTGGCCGCCACCCTAGCACTGGCCGTGGCCGCCCTGGCCGCGCTGCTGGCGCTGGGCCGCAAGCACGAAGGCGTGAATGGCGATTTCCTGGGTGCGGCCATCATTGCCGGGGAGGTCTGCGCACTGCTCCCCCTGTCCCTGTCAATCTGA
- a CDS encoding S-adenosyl-l-methionine hydroxide adenosyltransferase family protein: MGSGQPPALAVKHAMHAVIVLLTDFGHLDAYAGQMKGVLLREAPDAHIVDLCHEVEAHNILQAGFLLQASYQYFPPQSIFLSVVDPGVGSSRSIVLAERENQLFLAPDNGLLSFLIDEPVSWWRIDAQAYAVGNTFHGRDIFAPIAARLALGAAPQAMGSRIGPDRIMRRDLPWAEIENRAIDCTVLHVDRFGNCLLNLRAENFPGLPGTWALDDGRSVVTAATYANLAPGQIGLLAGSQGVLELAVNQGDCARTLGLCPGRNIRLTQKDTPHQ, encoded by the coding sequence ATGGGCTCTGGACAGCCCCCGGCCTTGGCCGTAAAACATGCCATGCACGCGGTTATCGTTTTACTTACAGACTTTGGGCACCTCGATGCCTATGCAGGGCAAATGAAGGGGGTTCTTTTGCGCGAGGCACCGGACGCGCACATTGTGGACCTTTGCCATGAAGTGGAGGCGCACAACATACTTCAAGCCGGCTTTTTGCTGCAGGCCAGTTATCAATACTTTCCGCCGCAGAGCATCTTTCTGAGCGTGGTCGATCCTGGAGTCGGTTCATCGCGATCCATTGTGCTGGCCGAACGGGAGAATCAGTTATTCTTGGCCCCGGACAATGGCCTGCTGTCATTTCTGATCGATGAGCCTGTCTCGTGGTGGCGGATTGACGCGCAGGCTTACGCCGTCGGCAACACCTTTCACGGGCGGGACATTTTCGCGCCCATCGCCGCCCGGCTGGCCCTGGGCGCGGCGCCGCAAGCCATGGGATCGCGCATCGGCCCGGACAGGATCATGCGCCGAGATCTCCCCTGGGCCGAGATTGAAAACCGCGCCATTGACTGCACGGTCCTGCATGTGGACCGCTTCGGCAACTGCCTGCTGAACCTGCGCGCCGAAAATTTTCCCGGCCTGCCAGGGACCTGGGCCCTCGATGACGGCAGATCGGTTGTTACGGCTGCAACCTACGCAAACCTCGCGCCGGGACAAATAGGGCTCCTGGCGGGCAGTCAGGGGGTGCTGGAGCTGGCCGTGAACCAGGGCGACTGTGCCCGTACCTTAGGCCTTTGCCCCGGCCGAAACATACGCCTGACTCAAAAGGATACCCCGCACCAGTGA
- a CDS encoding IS1380 family transposase, whose amino-acid sequence MLITDIKRNEGNNIGHVGLALISEMARVCGLDTLVDRLGPGKAPQIKEREIFRTLVGLMCQGKTDFDHVREYYGDDFFATSLGLGRVPSAEILRQRFQRIALETDLDAQLPRCSVELWKKTGMQPEIIDMTRDDNKKEHWVRLDIDVSIFDNADTEKEGASAAYDKRFGFAPIFAHLGGGWMVNGKLRPGSSHSSCEGTDEFILESLGYAKSMVEANVLVVADSGFDSKERLETLCTQSRTGFIIKHNLRREPVTGWLATAKEHAQKVENFATSREKGRIYRGFVMRELGKKKSPVRQIFEVTEVLSKDGVFMMIPEVRVCVLWTNLEFDADQALKLYRKRGTSEQYHGEFKTEMDMERLPSGKFAVNAAFLRLGMLVYNMLRVASVDLVVARMLGLKKANRRRTKTVMRSMMSICARITRHARKVILHVSCPEPWFKVVSDLFYRLKTA is encoded by the coding sequence ATGCTCATCACCGATATCAAACGAAACGAAGGAAACAACATTGGCCATGTCGGTCTGGCTCTGATTAGCGAGATGGCCAGGGTTTGCGGGCTGGATACACTGGTCGACCGTCTTGGGCCTGGAAAAGCTCCGCAGATCAAGGAGCGCGAAATTTTCCGCACATTGGTCGGCCTCATGTGCCAAGGCAAAACGGATTTCGACCATGTCCGTGAATACTACGGCGACGATTTTTTCGCGACCAGCCTTGGCCTTGGACGCGTTCCTTCCGCCGAGATTTTGCGGCAACGGTTTCAGCGGATCGCCTTGGAAACTGACCTGGATGCCCAGTTGCCCCGTTGCTCGGTCGAACTGTGGAAGAAGACCGGAATGCAGCCTGAGATCATTGATATGACCAGGGACGACAACAAGAAAGAGCACTGGGTGCGCCTTGATATCGACGTCAGCATTTTCGACAACGCCGACACCGAGAAGGAAGGTGCCAGCGCAGCGTACGACAAGAGATTCGGCTTCGCTCCGATCTTTGCTCATCTTGGTGGCGGCTGGATGGTCAACGGCAAGCTTCGTCCCGGATCGAGCCATTCCAGTTGCGAGGGCACGGATGAGTTCATCCTGGAGAGCCTCGGGTACGCCAAGTCCATGGTGGAAGCGAACGTTCTCGTGGTCGCCGACAGCGGATTTGACAGCAAGGAGCGTCTGGAGACGCTGTGCACGCAGTCGCGCACCGGCTTCATCATCAAGCACAATCTGCGCAGGGAACCGGTGACCGGCTGGCTCGCTACTGCCAAGGAGCACGCGCAGAAAGTAGAGAATTTCGCAACGTCCCGAGAAAAAGGCCGAATCTACCGAGGCTTCGTGATGCGTGAGCTTGGCAAGAAGAAAAGTCCGGTCCGCCAGATTTTCGAGGTCACGGAAGTGTTGAGCAAGGACGGTGTGTTCATGATGATTCCAGAGGTCCGCGTCTGCGTATTGTGGACTAACCTGGAATTTGATGCCGACCAGGCTTTGAAACTGTATCGCAAGCGGGGCACCAGCGAGCAGTATCACGGGGAATTCAAGACCGAGATGGACATGGAACGCCTGCCGTCGGGCAAGTTTGCCGTGAATGCCGCCTTCCTGCGCTTGGGCATGCTGGTCTACAACATGCTTCGGGTAGCCTCCGTGGACTTGGTTGTGGCTCGGATGCTGGGACTGAAAAAAGCCAACCGCCGAAGAACCAAGACGGTCATGCGGAGCATGATGAGCATTTGCGCCCGGATCACCCGCCATGCACGCAAGGTAATCCTGCATGTCTCCTGCCCGGAGCCATGGTTCAAGGTGGTCTCTGACCTGTTCTATCGTCTCAAGACGGCGTAA
- a CDS encoding transposase domain-containing protein → MLTPAPCSFSWWKLAKANEIEPQAYLKYLFERFPAAQTTEDMKAKALMPQHVDKSLLPSIPKPTPCKK, encoded by the coding sequence GTGCTGACGCCAGCGCCATGCTCTTTTTCCTGGTGGAAACTTGCCAAGGCTAATGAGATCGAGCCCCAAGCCTACCTGAAATACCTCTTCGAACGATTCCCCGCCGCGCAGACCACGGAAGACATGAAGGCTAAGGCTCTCATGCCGCAGCACGTGGACAAATCCCTTCTCCCAAGCATCCCCAAGCCAACGCCGTGCAAAAAGTAA
- a CDS encoding helix-turn-helix domain-containing protein, producing the protein MVILRKSVPAENYSEAWLTEQQVALMIGMSLSTLQQNRHKRRGIKYTKIGRSVRYALSDVIEYMNCHKIDFDK; encoded by the coding sequence ATGGTAATTTTGAGGAAAAGCGTGCCAGCTGAAAATTATTCGGAGGCATGGCTTACTGAACAGCAGGTCGCTTTAATGATCGGGATGAGTCTGTCAACGTTGCAGCAAAATAGGCATAAACGAAGAGGGATCAAATATACTAAAATTGGAAGATCAGTTCGATATGCTTTGTCAGATGTGATTGAATACATGAATTGTCATAAAATTGATTTCGATAAATAA